GATGATTGGGGGATCATTTGCTGTTCAAATAGATGCGGTGTGCGCCCGGCCCCGGGGCGCTGTCCGTCTGTTTCCGAAGCCCGACGATCATGGCCGATTCCCTTCTCGCTGATGCCCCTGGCTCGCTGTCCGGCGTGGCCCGCGTGCTCGTCAACGCAGGCAAGCTGGATGCACGCGCGGCCGAAACCCTCACGCGCACCGCCAAGGAGCAAAAGCGCAGCTTCGTCAGCACGCTGGTCCAGAGCGGCGTCATCGAACCCGGCGAACTCGCCCACACGCTGTCGAAGGCGCTGGCCGTGCCGGTGATGGACCTGGCCGCGCTCGACGTCGAACGCCTGCCCAAGGGCGTCATCGACAAGAAGCTCTCGGCCCAGTATCAGGTGCTGGTGCTCTCCAAGCGGGGCAACCGGCTGTTCGTGGCCGGCGCCGACCCGACCGACCAGGAAGCGATCGAGCGCATCAAGTTCGCCACGCAGCTCACGCCCGAATGGGTCATCGTCGAGCAGGACAAGCTCGCGAAGCTGCTTGACGGCCTCACGGCCAGCGCGGAAGAGCAGCTCTCGGCCCTGGCCTCCAGCGACTTCGAATTCGACTCCACCGAAGACGTGGGCGCCCCCCAGCCCGACACGAACGACGTCGCCTCCGAGGTGGAAGACGCCCCGGTGGTGCGCTTCCTCCAGAAGATGCTGATCGACGCGATCAACGCGCGCGCCTCCGACCTGCACTTCGAGCCCTACGAATACAACTACCGCGTGCGCTTCCGCGTCGACGGCGAGCTGCGCGAGGTCACCCAGCCGCCAGTCGCCATCAAGGACAAGCTCGCGTCGCGCATCAAGGTCATCTCCAAGCTGGACATCGCCGAGAAGCGCGTGCCGCAGGACGGCCGCATGAAGCTCAAGTTCGGCTCCAAGGCCATCGACTTCCGCGTCAGCACCCTGCCCACGCTGTTCGGCGAAAAGATCGTGATCCGTATCCTCGACCCGTCCAGCGCCAAGCTGGGCATCGAGGCCCTGGGTTACGAGGCGATCGAGAAAGAGCGCCTGCTCAACGCCATCAGGCGCCCGTACGGCATGGTGCTGGTCACCGGCCCGACCGGCTCCGGCAAGACGGTGTCGCTCTACACCTGCCTGAACATCCTGAACCAGCCGGGCGTGAACATCTCGACGGTCGAAGACCCGGCGGAAATCAACCTGCCCGGCATCAACCAGGTCAACGTCAACGACAAGGCCGGCCTCACCTTCTCGGCCGCGCTGAAGGCCTTCCTGCGCCAGGATCCCGACGTGATCATGGTCGGTGAAATCCGTGACCTCGAAACCGCCGACATCGCCATCAAGGCCGCCCAGACCGGCCACATGGTGATGTCCACCCTGCACACGAACGACGCGCCCACCACGCTGACGCGGTTGATGAACATGGGCGTGCCGCCCTTCAACATCGCTTCCAGCGTGATCCTGATCACCGCACAGCGACTGGCGCGCCGGCTGTGCGACAACTGCAAGGTCCCCGCCGACATTCCGAGGCAGGCCCTGCTGGACGCCGGTTACAAGGAAGAAGACCTCGACGGCACCTGGACACCGTATCGCGCAGTGGGTTGCTCAGCTTGCAACAACGGTTACAAAGGTCGGCTGGGCATTTACCAAGTCATGCCCATCAGTGAGGAAATACAACGCATCATCCTGAATCAAGGTACTGCGATGGACATCGCCAAGCAGGCCAAGCGGGAAGGCGTGCGAGACTTGCGCGAATCGGGCCTGGTCAAGGTCAAGGCTGGCCTCACCTCACTCGAAGAGGTGATTTCGGTGACCAATGAATAAGCAGCAGTGACGCTCGCGCGTCTTGGAGTTCCGATACATGGCCACGGCAGCAGCCAAGAAATCCGCCCCTCAGGAATACGTCTTCGAGTGGGAAGGCAAGGACCGCAACGGCAAGGTGGTCCGCGGCGAGATGCGCGCCGGCGGTGAAGCGATGGTGGGGGCCAGCCTGCGCCGCCAGGGCATCCTGGTCAACAAGGTCAAGCGGCGCCGCATGAGCGGTGGCTCGTCCATCAAGCCGAAAGACATCGCGATCTTCACGCGCCAGCTGGCCACCATGATGCGCGCTGGCGTGCCCCTGCTGCAGTCGTTCGACATCGTGGCGCGCGGCAGCACCAATCCGCGGGTCACCAAGCTGCTCAACGACATCCGCTCGGACGTCGAGACCGGCACCAGCCTGTCGATGGCCTTCCGCAAGCACCCGCTGCACTTCGACCACCTGTACTGCAACCTGGTCGAGGCCGGCGAGGCCGCCGGTATCCTGGAAACCCTGCTCGATCGCCTGGCCACCTACCAGGAAAAAACGATCGCCATCAAGCAGAAGATCAAGTCGGCCCTGACCTACCCCACCGCCGTGCTGGTGGTCGCCTTCATCGTGGTCGCCGTCATCATGATCTTCGTGATCCCGGCGTTCAAGGAAGTCTTCACCTCCTTCGGTGCCGACCTGCCGGCTCCCACGCTGTTCGTGATGGGCATGTCGGAGATCTTCGTCAGTTACTGGTGGGCCATCTTCGGCTCCATCGGCGGGGGCGTGTATTTCTTCCTGCAGTCCTGGAAGCGCTCCGAGGCCATGCAGAAGAAGATGGACCGCCTGCTGCTGAAGGCCCCGGTGTTCGGCGACCTGATGTACAAGTCGGCGGTGGCCCGCTGGACGCGCACGCTGTCGACCATGTTTGCAGCGGGCGTGCCCCTGGTGGAAGCGCTCGACTCGGTGGGCGGCGCCTCAGGCAACGCGGTGTTTGCGGAAGCCACCGAGCAGATCCAGAAGGACGTCTCGACCGGCACGGGCCTGACCAACGCCATGCAGACCACGGGCCTGTTCCCGGTGATGGTGCTGCAGATGGCTTCGATCGGCGAAGAATCGGGCTCGCTCGACCAGATGCTGGGCAAGGCGGCCGACTTCTACGAAGAAGAGGTGGACGAAGCCGTGAAGGCGCTGTCCAGCCTGATGGAACCCTTCATCATCGTGTTCCTGGGCACGGTGATTGGCGGCATTGTTGTGTCGATGTACCTGCCGATCTTCAAGCTGGGTCAGGTGGTGTAATCGCCGGATGCTGTCTGATCTTGCCTTTCTGAACCCGTTCCTCGCGCAACTGCTCACGCCCTGGGGTCTGGCCCTGGTGGGCTTGTGCGTCGGCAGCTTCCTCAACGTGGTGGTGCACCGACTGCCCAAGATGATGGAAGCCCAATGGCGCAGCGACGCCCATGCGATGCTGGAGACGACCGAGCCCGCCACCGAGGGCCCGGCGCTGTCGCTCTCGAAGCCGGCTTCGCGCTGCCCGTCCTGCGGGCACCAGATCCGTTGGTACGAAAACATCCCGGTGCTGAGCTGGCTGGCCCTGCGCGGCAAATGCTCGGCCTGTGGCACCCGCATCAGCGTTCGCTACCCCCTGGTCGAACTGGCCACAGGCGCACTGTTCTACGCCGCGGGTGAACTGGTGGCCTACCAGCCCACGGCGCTGCTGTGGTGCGGCTTCATGGCGATGCTGCTGGCCGCCGCGCTGATCGACTGGGACACCACCCTGCTGCCCGACAGCCTCACCCAGCCCCTGACCTGGGCCGGCCTGATCGTGGCGGCCCTGGGCTGGAACCTGCCCCTGGCCGACGCGCTGTGGGGCGCCGTGGCCGGCTACCTCTCGCTGTGGAGTGTGTACTGGCTGTTCAAGCTGGCCACCGGCAAGGAAGGCATGGGCCAGGGGGATTTCAAGCTGCTGGCCGCGCTGGGCGCCTGGTTGGGCGCGCCCATGATCCTGCCCATCATCCTCGGCTCGTCGGTGCTGGGCGCCGTGGTGGGCATCGGCATGAAGGTGTCGGGCAAGTTGCGCGAAGGCGTGTACGTGCCCTACGGCCCCTTCCTGGCCGGTGCCGGTCTGGTGGTGGCACTGGCCGGGCACGACACGGTACTGGGCTGGCTGGGATGGGCGTGATGCCCGCCCCCCTGACCATCGGCCTCACCGGTGGCATCGGCAGTGGCAAATCCACCGTGGGTCAGATGCTGGTGGAGCTGGGCGCCCACCTCGTCGACACCGACGCGATCGCGCGCACGCTGACGCTGCCCGGTGGCGCCGCCATCCCCGAGATCGAACGCCACTTCGGGCCCGAGCTGATCGACGCACAGGGCGCCATGCACCGCGACCGCATGCGCGATCTGGCCTTCACCGACCCGCTGGCCATGAAGCGCCTGGAGGGCATCCTTCACCCGCTGATCGGTGCGCAGGCCGATGCCCACGCCCGGCTGGCCCTACCCGGTCAACCGGTGGTGTTCGACGTGCCGCTGCTGGCTGAATCAGGCCGCCGCTGGAAAGAGCGCGTCGACCGGGTGCTGGTGATCGACGCCTCGCCCGAAACCCAGATCGCCCGTGTGATGGTGCGCAATGGCTGGCCTCGCGAGGCCGTCGAGAAGGTGCTGGCCCGGCAAGCCGATCGCGCCACGCGGCTGGCCTTGGCCGATCACGTCATCGTCAACGACGGACAGACCCTGCCGGAACTGCGGGCCGAGGTCGAGAAGCTCTGGCGCTTGTGGAACAATCTCACGGATGGCCGGTGAACAGCTGCAGGTGGCACGTTGATCCTTTACGAATACCCTTTCGGTGAGAGCATCCGCACCATGCTGCGGCTCGAGCACCTGTTCGACCGGCTGGGCGTGCTGATCTGGCGGGAAGACCCGATCGACCATCACTTCGCGCTGTCCACGATCTTCGAGATCATGGACGTGGCCTCACGCGCCGACCTGAAGAGCGATGTGTTGCGCGACCTCGAGCGTTATCGCGCCCAGTTCATGTCCTACAAGGGCAACCCGGCCATCCAGGAGGCCGTGCTCGACGAGGTGCTGTCCCGCATCGAGCGCGCCCATTCGGGCCTCAACCAGCTGCAGGGCAAGGCCGGGCAGGCCCTCGCGGCCAATGACTGGTTGATGAGCGTGCGCAGCCGCATCAGCATTCCCGGCGGCACCTGCGAATTCGACCTGCCGGCCTACTACGCCTGGCAGCATGAGCCTGCCTCGAAACGCCAGGGCGATCTGCAGCAGTGGATTGCCACGCTCACCCCGCTGGCCGATGCGCTGAAGGTGATGCTGGGCCTGCTGCGCGATGGCGGACACCCGCACATGGTGGCGGCGCCCTGCGGCCAGTTCCAGCAGCAGCTGAAGGACAACCGCACCTACCACCTGCTGCGCCTGCGCATCGACCCAAGCCTGGGCCTGGTGCCCGAAATCAGCGCCAACCGTCTGATGGTGTCGATCCGCCTGATGCGGCCCGATCAGGACGGCAAGCTGCGCGTCGCCTCGGACACGGACGCCGGCTTCGAGCTGACGCTGTGTGCCTGAGGCCCCTGCTCTGCAGACCCTCACCATGAGCCAGACCGAATCACCCCGCAAACCCCTGGAAGTGCGTTGCCCCTCGTGCGGCGAAATGCACCTCTACAGCACCGACAACCCCTACCGCCCGTTCTGCAGCAAAGGCTGCAAGGCCATCGACCTGGGGGCGTGGGCCAGCGAGGAATACCGCTTCGAGGCGAAGCCCAACCGCGACGAGCTGCTGGAAGACCTGACCGACGACCCCGGTCACTGAGCGGGCGCGCCCATGGCCTTCAGCGCCCGGGCGACCCGGTCGGAAAGTTTCTCGGTGCTCAGGCGCTCGCGCAGGCGCTCCACCATCAGCGGCAGGCTGAAGGGGCTGGGGCTTTTCAGGTCGACCAGATCGATGCGGCGCTGCCGAAGCGCCGTCAGCACGGCGCGCAGCCGGGCCACATCCAGCTCCTGCGACAGCACCTCCTGTTGCGCCTGGGTCAGCAGCCGGTTGCCAGCGTCATATTGACGGAACACCTCGTAGAAAAGGCTGCTGGAGGCCTGCAGCTGCTTGTTGCTCTTTGGCGCGCCCGGGTAGCCGGTGAACACCAGGCCGGCCACGCGCGCGATCTCGCGAAACCGGCGCCGGGCCAGCTCGGCCGCGTTCAGGCTTTCCAGGATGTCCTCCAGCAGGCGATCCGGTGAGAGCACCGTGCGCAACAGCGTCTCGTCCACCGGCACGGGCTCGGCACTCAGCAACTCCAGGCCGTAATCGTTCACCGCGAGGCTGAAGGTGTTGGGTTGCTGTCGTGCCAGCCGCCATGCCAGCACCGCGCTCAGGCCCTGATGGGCCAGCCGCCCCGCGAAGGGATAGAGCCAGAGGTGATGGCCCTCGCGCGAACGGTGTCGCTCGACCAGCAGGCGATCACGCCGCGGCAGGTGCGAGATCCGGGCTTGCGCCTCCAGCATGTCACGCGCGGCCTGCATCTCGGGTTCATGCCATGCACGGCCCTCCGCCGCCTCATCCAGCAGGTCCATCACCGCACGGGCCATTTCACTCGACAACGGCATGCGCCCGCCTTCCCAGCGCGGTACGATGCGCTTGCGTCCCTCGGCACGTCGCACGTAGGCGGTCATGTCCTGCACACGCACGAATTCCAGGGTGCGGCCGGCGAACACGAAGCAGTCGCCCTTGTTCAGGCGCGCGATGAAGCCCTCCTCCACCGAGCCGAGCTTGGGGCCGTTGAGGTAGCGCACCGCCATCGAGGCGTCCGACACGATGGTGCCCACCTGCAGCCGATGACGCCGGGCCACCAGCCGGCCTGGCTGCGTGTGCTCGGCCACGCGCCACACACCCGCCTCGTCCGGCGCGATGCGGTGGTACTCGGGATAGGCCTGCAGGCTGTCACCACCGCGCGCGGCAA
This is a stretch of genomic DNA from Aquabacterium olei. It encodes these proteins:
- the pilB gene encoding type IV-A pilus assembly ATPase PilB, which translates into the protein MADSLLADAPGSLSGVARVLVNAGKLDARAAETLTRTAKEQKRSFVSTLVQSGVIEPGELAHTLSKALAVPVMDLAALDVERLPKGVIDKKLSAQYQVLVLSKRGNRLFVAGADPTDQEAIERIKFATQLTPEWVIVEQDKLAKLLDGLTASAEEQLSALASSDFEFDSTEDVGAPQPDTNDVASEVEDAPVVRFLQKMLIDAINARASDLHFEPYEYNYRVRFRVDGELREVTQPPVAIKDKLASRIKVISKLDIAEKRVPQDGRMKLKFGSKAIDFRVSTLPTLFGEKIVIRILDPSSAKLGIEALGYEAIEKERLLNAIRRPYGMVLVTGPTGSGKTVSLYTCLNILNQPGVNISTVEDPAEINLPGINQVNVNDKAGLTFSAALKAFLRQDPDVIMVGEIRDLETADIAIKAAQTGHMVMSTLHTNDAPTTLTRLMNMGVPPFNIASSVILITAQRLARRLCDNCKVPADIPRQALLDAGYKEEDLDGTWTPYRAVGCSACNNGYKGRLGIYQVMPISEEIQRIILNQGTAMDIAKQAKREGVRDLRESGLVKVKAGLTSLEEVISVTNE
- a CDS encoding type II secretion system F family protein; the encoded protein is MATAAAKKSAPQEYVFEWEGKDRNGKVVRGEMRAGGEAMVGASLRRQGILVNKVKRRRMSGGSSIKPKDIAIFTRQLATMMRAGVPLLQSFDIVARGSTNPRVTKLLNDIRSDVETGTSLSMAFRKHPLHFDHLYCNLVEAGEAAGILETLLDRLATYQEKTIAIKQKIKSALTYPTAVLVVAFIVVAVIMIFVIPAFKEVFTSFGADLPAPTLFVMGMSEIFVSYWWAIFGSIGGGVYFFLQSWKRSEAMQKKMDRLLLKAPVFGDLMYKSAVARWTRTLSTMFAAGVPLVEALDSVGGASGNAVFAEATEQIQKDVSTGTGLTNAMQTTGLFPVMVLQMASIGEESGSLDQMLGKAADFYEEEVDEAVKALSSLMEPFIIVFLGTVIGGIVVSMYLPIFKLGQVV
- a CDS encoding prepilin peptidase: MLSDLAFLNPFLAQLLTPWGLALVGLCVGSFLNVVVHRLPKMMEAQWRSDAHAMLETTEPATEGPALSLSKPASRCPSCGHQIRWYENIPVLSWLALRGKCSACGTRISVRYPLVELATGALFYAAGELVAYQPTALLWCGFMAMLLAAALIDWDTTLLPDSLTQPLTWAGLIVAALGWNLPLADALWGAVAGYLSLWSVYWLFKLATGKEGMGQGDFKLLAALGAWLGAPMILPIILGSSVLGAVVGIGMKVSGKLREGVYVPYGPFLAGAGLVVALAGHDTVLGWLGWA
- the coaE gene encoding dephospho-CoA kinase (Dephospho-CoA kinase (CoaE) performs the final step in coenzyme A biosynthesis.), giving the protein MPAPLTIGLTGGIGSGKSTVGQMLVELGAHLVDTDAIARTLTLPGGAAIPEIERHFGPELIDAQGAMHRDRMRDLAFTDPLAMKRLEGILHPLIGAQADAHARLALPGQPVVFDVPLLAESGRRWKERVDRVLVIDASPETQIARVMVRNGWPREAVEKVLARQADRATRLALADHVIVNDGQTLPELRAEVEKLWRLWNNLTDGR
- the zapD gene encoding cell division protein ZapD, with the translated sequence MILYEYPFGESIRTMLRLEHLFDRLGVLIWREDPIDHHFALSTIFEIMDVASRADLKSDVLRDLERYRAQFMSYKGNPAIQEAVLDEVLSRIERAHSGLNQLQGKAGQALAANDWLMSVRSRISIPGGTCEFDLPAYYAWQHEPASKRQGDLQQWIATLTPLADALKVMLGLLRDGGHPHMVAAPCGQFQQQLKDNRTYHLLRLRIDPSLGLVPEISANRLMVSIRLMRPDQDGKLRVASDTDAGFELTLCA
- a CDS encoding DNA gyrase inhibitor YacG is translated as MSQTESPRKPLEVRCPSCGEMHLYSTDNPYRPFCSKGCKAIDLGAWASEEYRFEAKPNRDELLEDLTDDPGH